A genomic stretch from Perognathus longimembris pacificus isolate PPM17 chromosome 5, ASM2315922v1, whole genome shotgun sequence includes:
- the LOC125351962 gene encoding LOW QUALITY PROTEIN: mitochondrial nicotinamide adenine dinucleotide transporter SLC25A51-like (The sequence of the model RefSeq protein was modified relative to this genomic sequence to represent the inferred CDS: deleted 1 base in 1 codon) yields the protein MMDSEAHEKRPPILTSSKQELSPHIANVGEMKHYFCGCCAAFNNVAVTFPIQKLLFRQQLYGIKTRDAVLQLKKDGFRNLYRGILPPLMQKTTTLALMFGLYEDLSCLLRKHVSAPEFATRSVAAVLAGTTEAIFTPLERVQTLLQDHKHHDKFTNTYQAFRALKCHGIAEYYRGLVPILFRNGCSNVLFFGLRGPIKDHLPTATTRSAHLVNDFICGGLLGAVLGFLFFPVNVVKTRIQSQIGGEFQSFSKVFKTIWLERDRKLANLFRGAHLNYHRSLISWGIINATYEFLLKVT from the exons ATGATGGATTCAGAAGCTCATGAGAAGAGGCCACCAATTTTAACATCTTCAAAACAAGAACTATCACCTCACATTGCAAATGTTGGTGAAATGAAGCATTACTTCTGTGGTTGTTGTGCAGCTTTCAACAACGTAGCGGTCACATTTCCCATTCAGAAGCTCCTCTTTAGGCAGCAGCTGTATGGAATCAAAACCCGGGATGCAGTGCTTCAGTTGAAGAAGGATGGATTTCGAAACTTGTATCGTGGAATCCTTCCCCCATTAATGCAGAAAACAACTACACTGGCCCTTATGTTTGGTCTGTATGAGGATTTATCTTGCCTTCTCCGAAAGCATGTTAGTGCTCCTGAGTTTGCAACTCGTAGTGTGGCTGCAGTACTTGCAGGGACTACAGAAGCCATTTTCACTCCATTAGAAAGAGTTCAGACATTGCTTCAAGACCACAAACATCATGACAAATTCACAAACACATATCAGGCTTTCCGGGCACTGAAATGCCATGGGATTGCAGAGTATTATCGAGGTTTGGTGCCTATTCTTTTCCGTAATGGATGCAgcaatgtcctt ttttttggccttcgGGGTCCCATTAAGGATCATCTCCCTACTGCAACAACTCGCAGTGCTCATTTGGTCAATGACTTCATCTGTGGAGGTCTTTTGGGTGCCGTGCTGGGGTTCTTGTTTTTCCCAGTTAATGTTGTGAAAACTCGCATACAGTCTCAGATTGGTGGGGAATTTCAGTCTTTCTCCAAGGTTTTCAAAACCATCTGGCTAGAACGGGACAGAAAACTAGCAAATCTTTTCAGAGGTGCACATTTGAATTATCATCGGTCCCTCATCTCTTGGGGAATAATCAATGCAACTTATGAGTTCTTGTTGAAGGTTACATGA